taacaatgtttgtattgtacaGATGCATGCAGTGAAGTAGTTGGCTCAGTCCTGGAGTTCTGTTACACAGTATAGTTGCCAGCATGTCCACTTTCAAGTTGGAATAAATCTTTTTGGTGGCATCCTCTTTACACATATCAATGTTTCGTATCACAGATGTGTACAACAAATTGATTGCTTTGTATGCCATCAGCTGACCAGCGACATCTAGAGGAGTGTTACCTGTGGTGAACAGTCTAAGGGTTATGTAtaacaatgtttgtattgtacaGATGCATGCAGTGACGCAGTTGGCTCAGTCCTGGAGTTCTGTTACACGGGACAGTTGTACGTGTCTGCTGACCAATGGGAACCAGTCTATTCTGTGGCTTCCTGTCTACAGGTGTGTTatgttgtttgttataaatttcaatcaaatgaaACTCTGCCTAAAGGTGACTAGCtgtagttaaagtgacactcttattcaaaattaaaaaatattcatgtataacaatcattaattttaaatgataaagcttcaactacttactaaataatacatttatggaaaatattagttactgattacaagattgtaactgtgtatttaatagctgaaaacgcataaAGATTACATGATTGCTGAGTGttgaaagatttactgtgatttacttttgtctcataaggtagaaatacaatgttttcagcacatttctttaaaattaaactcggtatccttaatgaaatttattcatcctttttggtatattaaaacaattgttttaattgcagtatatcttatttgggagtaagagtgcatctttaattaaaacagtataaaaagtacttcaatgtttaaatatctCTTGTGAAATTTTAGTCAATTGTTGACCGAAAACAATTGCAACAACCAAGCTTGGTTGCTTGTATCaatgttttcatcaaatgttttatcaatgttctttTTACCTCCAGGTGTATGCTGCTTTAGAGCTGATGAAACAAAAACTGGCTGGAAATCTAGACTTTCCTTTAGGAGCTAGCACAATAGGTGGATGTCTTCTGTTTCTGGGTTTAAAGGCACATATTTCGTGTGTTgactcatttttttcaaaaattgttaaaaacgaAATACTCAAAACGTTATTTTCATCAAGGTCTGGAGTATTGATGTCTGCAGCAGTGACAGTGTAATGCAAAAATATGAACCATGGACATAATTCCAAATCCTTTCATGATTATGCACTTAAAGCTTTAATAGTGCCCATGTTACCAGTAATAATATGCACATGTGTATAAAGCattggtcgaaattaacacaagcccgcaaacCCTGCActggcttgctcaaattctaaattttaaatagcagggcttgttccaaaatttgatgccaagcaatagtaaaAGAATTCGGatttgttcatccaaaagtctaatttcaatgactgtataaaggcccataactctggctttattGATAGTGAAGTTATGCCACGTAATTGATTGAAAATCTAGCATTGGCATCCACTTGCAGTGATCTTGTTGTTTTATCGCATTTTATTTTGCAGATGTACAAAACGATTCCCCTGACACTGGCGGTGACGCTAAGGGAGATAACCTAGATTACCATGAGTTAGATAACCTGACGTCCCAGATTCTCGACTTGGAAAACTCTGCAGGACTGCAAACTGAGGTAGGTCTGCCAAGGGAGATAAATCACCTACAAATGGGAGTAAACAGGAGTAAACAGGTTTAAAAAAGTTAGATAAGCTGACCTTCCAGATTCTCCACCTGGAAAACTCTACAGATCTCAGAGTGCAAACTGAAGTAGGTCTGCCAAGGGAAACTTTGAAAAAATCTCTGCCTTTGGTGCTTAAAAGCTATTTAAAGGTTTGAACAAGTTTCATAGCCAGGCCTTAATTATATAacttatcaaaaaaaaataaggtaTTGTCATTTGTGTTGGCATtgtcattgtgcaaaaactttaatcTTTGTCATAATTTGTAAACCtgtttagaatatttaaatgaaactggGTACATAATATGCTAGAGAAAATAGCACATGTTCATCAGAGCATATAAAAATggtagagttatgcccctttttcaactttaaTATAGCAGACAAGAAGTGGCATATCAACTCCTGTTAATAATGACATACTTTTGAGTAATTCCATCAAACATTTTCTTCTCCTAATTGTAGGCTCATGATGTAGACCCTGtccatgaaatatttcctaGCAATGACTCCTCAGTGATAGGCTCCAACAACTCTTATATCACAAGCAATTTATCGAAACAAGGTGGAAATGTCAACGTCACATGCGggaaaaggtcaaggtcaggcTTTGGGGGTCAAGATGATAACAATGACCCAAATTATGACCCCAGCGTGGATAGCAAAAATGGAAAAAGTGCAAGAAAATTGAACCATTCAAACAAAGTTATAACAAAAAGTGGAAGACAGAAGCAGAAGAAATGTGATGATTATTTAGAAGACATTCACCAAACAGTATTTGAAATTGGTGCCGATGAAAGTCAGAACCGGAATGGGTCATCCAACAAACCTGGAACAATCTTTCTAACCATAAGAACTAAGCAGCAGAAAAAAGCTAATGATCAAAATTGGTTGAAATGTGTTCCTGGTGGGCACAAAGAAAAAGTTCCTGAACTTAAGCAGTTAAATGGTATCCCTGAGGGTTTGAATGAACGAAAAATATTCATTCcaagtaaaaataattgctcATGTTCTATTTGCGATAAacattttgtgtcatttttcTCGCTAAATAGACATCAGTTATTTTATCACAATAAACTTTTTCGCAGAGTAAAGGCCcatatattaaaatcacaatCTTTGTTTGACAGAGGTTGGaggaatattaaaaaaatacgtaaATCAGAAAAGAAAATTTATCTGTGCACAATTTGTAACAGGTCTTTTACTAAATATGAGTTTGCTAGATTtcacataaataacaaacattgtaAAGACAGAAAATGTTTAACTTCCTTTATTGGAGTGCACAATAAAATCATTCAGATTCTTAAAGATTCTGTTAAGCTGGCAAAGAACAGAAAAGCATTGAACAAAGTCAACGAACAGTTTACGACCCTCCAGTCGAGAGTGAAACGTTCATATCAGCGACGAAAAACTGACAAGagtgttttatgtaaaaaatgtgGTAGAAAGTTTGCCACAAACATGTCCATGCAAGCTCACCTTAAACACATACATGGGGTTGTACAATCGAAGAATGGCCAATATGTGCAGTGGTCAAAGCCTGGAGTTAGGACCTCTGGTCAGAATGGTGATAGGACTCGCGGTTTGTTCAGGTGTGTCGACTGTGGTCTCAGTCTCAGCTCAGATTTGACACTCGTCAAGCATTTGGAGGTAAGAGGTGTTACTGCATTTTAGATATGAAAATCGAAATTATGTCTTATGtcaaattatattgataaatcattataattattataactgtACCCAGGTTATACAGTTTACTTGTCTTTATTTTTCTTGGAAACATTAATGTCAGAATGtgaatacatgtaaacaatacaacgcccccccccccccccccccccccccccctgtttTTGGTCAGCATGAAACAGGAATCATAACATAATTTTTGTTGTTCcttttacatgtgtatgaaaTTCCACATATTATTATGATTCATGTAGTAAGTTTGCTTGAATTATATTGCTGTATCCAAATTGAAATAAGACTTGAATGAATGAGCCCAAATACTAATACTTGGCATACAAAATTTCcctactacatgtacatttatatgaaaTCCAGATTTGGAGAAAGCCCATAGCATTTTAGCAGTGTAGCGATCGCTAgctatttgtatttaaatgatataatgatCAGCAAACTACAAATTACAACAGCCGATAAACTTTTTAACTTATCACTCTAAGGTTCGGAAATTAGGACTAAGAATACATTGTTTGCCTTAACGCATTTAGTTGTGACACCATATTTTGGTGctattaaaagttttaaaagtgCTATTTAATTCCCACTTTTTGaagattgacattttttaatcCATTCGCAGGTTCGTCATGGCTACTCACACAGCAAAGCTGTTGCTAGGCAACATCTACTGTCGACCCCGGTGATGTGTGACGTTAAGGCCTGCACATATTCCACAGGCAGTTTGGAGGAAATGTCCGCCCACGTGATAGAGACACACCCTTTTCTCAAATATGTGTGCAGCATTTGTAACCATGTGTTCAGGGTAGGAACAATTTTGAGCCaatctgtttcatttttttattcacttatttatTGAAGACATCTGTATGCTGACTTTAATCACTCTCAAGTTTATTTCTAAATGAATGCTGGTACTGAAGTCCTTTCTGAGATGCCCCTAGTTGTTTTTGAACCCAAGGCCTCCTGGGTGTTAGGAAGCCTATGAGTAAATCACAAGACAACTCTCATTCCAAAATTTGAGGCATTGCCATATGGTGGTGTTATCAATATCCGCAGCggcattatgttttgttttttattagccataactgaaaaaacaaaagaaacttgcatgaaacttaatacatttgttataGATGACCATAAAATTATGTAGGATATGAGTAGCCAGGTATGAGTGATTGTTGAGTGATTCCACTTGACTAACTGAGAAAAACAAGAGACTTGGCGCTGGCATCTGGGAGCAGAGCTcattttgtcttttaaaatgATCCCTGAATATTTGATGGGCAgacttattttatcaaatgagtTACACAATAAGCTCACATGTTTAATCCCATTTCTTGTAGGTGCGGTTGCAGCTTGAAAGGCATGTCCACTCATGTGAGAGGAGAAAGTCCCACCAGTGTCGTTATTGTCCCAAAACATTCCCGAGGCGCGCTGTGGCACGTACACATGAACACTGGGTTCATGGTGCTacatatgacaaaataaaggTACCAGACTGcagtacagtcaaacctggtcgTAAGGCCACCTGTTTTAAGTGGCCACTTGTATTAACTGGCAACTCAAAATTTCTCACATTTGTTTTTACCATATTAAATACCTGCATTAAGCGGTCATCTGTCTAACGTGGCTGCGGTCAATAATCTTTGTTACCGTGGAGCAATATAGACAATAATTAATGGCCGAAAATGTCACTGACACTTCATCTAATAAATTTTCCAAAATACGGCTATCATTATAAACGGTACAAGTTATTTTATCTACATCtgtatttaaacttctttaaatGTCAAGGATGACCATAACAGCATTAGATGAAGTGCCAGTCATTTGTCATTTGAAAAGATATATCATAGACTTCTGTTTAAACAAAGCTTAAGAATGGAATTACgcacctggattaagtggccacctgtcttagaCAACCAATTCAACCTTTCCCAAAGGAGGCCACTAACAACAGGTTTTTCTGTATATGACATTCGGTTTCACATGCAAAACATATCAGACAATTATGAAAGACTTTGAATGACTTGAGTCTCCAAACTATATATGCACAATGGTGATGAtacagtagatgacccctattgttttttatgtcagTAGGTAAAGTCGGGTGACACATTTTATTCACAGCATTctggtttaaagctgcactctcacacattgaccgatttgacaactttttcatttt
This genomic stretch from Mya arenaria isolate MELC-2E11 chromosome 10, ASM2691426v1 harbors:
- the LOC128204176 gene encoding zinc finger protein 26-like; its protein translation is MMEVLERPGHPTDLQAFLYRLYQEHALCDFQVTSTRDGKVFHAHRAVLSATSQYIHSQSVPNMGKTSVEVDACSDAVGSVLEFCYTGQLYVSADQWEPVYSVASCLQVYAALELMKQKLAGNLDFPLGASTIDVQNDSPDTGGDAKGDNLDYHELDNLTSQILDLENSAGLQTEAHDVDPVHEIFPSNDSSVIGSNNSYITSNLSKQGGNVNVTCGKRSRSGFGGQDDNNDPNYDPSVDSKNGKSARKLNHSNKVITKSGRQKQKKCDDYLEDIHQTVFEIGADESQNRNGSSNKPGTIFLTIRTKQQKKANDQNWLKCVPGGHKEKVPELKQLNGIPEGLNERKIFIPSKNNCSCSICDKHFVSFFSLNRHQLFYHNKLFRRVKAHILKSQSLFDRGWRNIKKIRKSEKKIYLCTICNRSFTKYEFARFHINNKHCKDRKCLTSFIGVHNKIIQILKDSVKLAKNRKALNKVNEQFTTLQSRVKRSYQRRKTDKSVLCKKCGRKFATNMSMQAHLKHIHGVVQSKNGQYVQWSKPGVRTSGQNGDRTRGLFRCVDCGLSLSSDLTLVKHLEVRHGYSHSKAVARQHLLSTPVMCDVKACTYSTGSLEEMSAHVIETHPFLKYVCSICNHVFRVRLQLERHVHSCERRKSHQCRYCPKTFPRRAVARTHEHWVHGATYDKIKVYACDHPGCDYKAHNSSGLKNHQSKHRKDKQFTCQYCGLKLKTATTHERHVQGVHMGVRPFLCQICGVSFHEEAHLKAHTNCKHAAEQLYVCKHCGYTTPVKCTYQTHMFNVHKERAEGDKREVLQCPHCPYTAILLYRFNTHLNTHTDARTFFCAPCKRGFNSAGALRSHKEWMHSDKIYSCNQCAYETKASKKLNEHVRVQHQLKGFKPYRCPYCSFTCATGGNTRKHVKQVHKGQPVTYIRDTDLLIAARKARAAGHYSSIEDYMDPAGSGPPNLKQGLTDNQLHIVM